A region from the Branchiostoma floridae strain S238N-H82 chromosome 9, Bfl_VNyyK, whole genome shotgun sequence genome encodes:
- the LOC118423617 gene encoding fibrinogen C domain-containing protein 1-like: MSKVVLLALLALLQQGGAANIKNLPEIVHHETAGGGSEVTGQITLHCPAQPAPSCPALDHLLLFLSTQDSLEGQIEQLKNRTDSLDRQLQQLAPQDLAEFQATIEALQATVSSQDSIIQQQAAALQQLQETLQQLEATNQQQASMLQQLETTNQQQATTIQQHTNSLQQLEATNQQQASNLQQLEATNQQQASSLQQLEATNQQHAISLQQLDATNQQQVSSLQQLEVTNQQQAKSLQQLETTNQQQGSNLQQLNTTIQQQGTALLQQEETLQQQEETLQQQANAIHQQATTLQQCTTNLQQLEDKVAGPQSCNELLNSGHNTSGVYTLYPVGEVTSPIHVYCDMDADGGGWTVIQRRKDGSVDFYLDWQNYKTGFGDLGGEFWLGNDNLHHLTAQGGYELRVDLEDFEGNSTYAKYSNFSVEDEGHLYRLTVEGYSGTAGNSMARHSSMCFSTKDKENDIRESFDCAQAYKGGWWYSNCHTANLNGLYHGGDHQSYADGVNWKSWKGYHYSLKHTEMKIRPR, translated from the exons ATGAGTAAGGTGGTGCTTCTGGCTCTCCTCGCTCTTCTGCAACAAGGGGGCGCAGCAAATATCAAGAACCTCCCTGAGATAGTCCACCATGAGACGGCAGGAGGAGGCAGTGAAGTCACGGGACAGATTACACTGCACTGTCCGGCTCAGCCAGCTCCGTCCTGTCCGGCTCTAGATCATCTCCTGCTGTTCCTCAGTACACAAGACAGCCTGGAGGGGCAGATTGAACAGCTGAAGAACAGGACAGACAGCCTTGATAGACAGCTGCAGCAACTAGCACCGCAAGACCTGGCTGAA TTTCAGGCCACCATTGAGGCTCTTCAGGCGACAGTCAGCAGCCAGGACAGCATCATCCAGCAGCAGGCTGCAGCTTTACAGCAGCTGCAGGAAACTCTGCAGCAACTAGAGGCCACCAATCAACAACAAGCCAGCATGTTGCAGCAACTAGAGACCACCAATCAGCAACAAGCCACCACGATCCAACAGCACACCAACAGCTTGCAGCAACTAGAGGCCACCAATCAGCAACAAGCCAGCAACTTGCAACAATTAGAGGCCACCAATCAGCAACAAGCCAGCAGCCTACAGCAACTAGAGGCCACCAATCAGCAACACGCCATCAGCTTGCAGCAGCTAGATGCCACCAATCAGCAACAAGTAAGCAGCTTGCAGCAGCTAGAGGTCACCAATCAGCAACAAGCCAAAAGCTTGCAGCAACTAGAGACCACCAATCAGCAACAAGGCAGCAACTTGCAGCAACTGAACACCACTATCCAGCAACAGGGCACTGCCTTACTGCAACAGGAAGAAACCCTGCAACAACAGGAAGAAACCCTGCAACAACAGGCCAACGCTATCCACCAACAAGCAACAACTTTACAACAATGCACCACAAACCTGCAGCAGCTGGAAG ACAAGGTAGCTGGTCCCCAGTCCTGCAATGAACTTCTCAACAGCGGCCACAACACGAGCGGGGTCTACACCCTTTATCCAGTCGGAGAAGTCACAAGCCCCATTCATgtctactgtgacatggacGCTGACGGGGGAGGATGGACG GTGATCCAGAGGCGAAAGGACGGCTCGGTAGATTTCTACCTGGACTGGCAGAACTACAAGACGGGGTTTGGGGACCTGGGAGGAGAATTCTGGCTTG GCAACGACAACCTGCACCACCTGACGGCACAGGGAGGGTACGAGCTGAGGGTGGACCTGGAAGACTTCGAGGGAAACTCGACCTATGCCAAATACAGCAACTTTAGTGTGGAGGACGAAGGGCACCTGTACAGGCTAACTGTGGAGGGATACTCAGGAACTGCAG GAAACAGTATGGCCCGGCATTCGTCCATGTGCTTCTCAACCAAGGATAAGGAAAATGATATTCGCGAAAGTTTCGACTGTGCCCAGGCATACAAGGGAGGCTGGTGGTACTCCAACTGTCATACTGCTAACCTGAATGGTCTGTACCATGGCGGGGATCATCAGTCTTATGCAGATGGGGTGAACTGG